A genomic region of Branchiostoma lanceolatum isolate klBraLanc5 chromosome 4, klBraLanc5.hap2, whole genome shotgun sequence contains the following coding sequences:
- the LOC136432098 gene encoding CD151 antigen-like, whose translation MGAECCNKDCLKPSVIGYGVVAWLSSGAALGVGIWMLVEKNTYSSLLASLFYPVIIYILIAAGAFGFVFAVFGCAGAMTDSRCMLALFWITSFVVFAALGSTGFLALYYHDNMVRKDINIRQAINESETNGLKDTLDKLQEEFHCCGESNASDWRTIPPSCCPIKNPTSGSCNVSTAHDKGCDKFLLGSVGLNVFRAGWIALGLSLVQVLGLILTCCQYKALHDWNKKIH comes from the exons ATGGGGGCTGAGTGCTGCAACAAAGACTGCTTGAAGCCAAGCGTCATTGGCTACGGGGTGGTAGCATGG CTGTCCAGCGGTGCGGCCCTGGGGGTGGGGATCTGGATGCTGGTGGAGAAAAACACGTACAGCTCCCTCCTGGCCAGTCTGTTCTACCCCGTCATCATCTACATCCTCATCGCGGCGGGAGCTTTCGGCTTCGTCTTCGCAGTGTTTGGGTGCGCAGGCGCCATGACAGATTCCAGATGCATGCTGGCATTG TTCTGGATCACGAGTTTCGTGGTGTTTGCTGCTCTTGGGTCGACAGGATTCCTCGCACTGTACTACCACGATAATATG GTTCGAAAGGACATAAACATCAGGCAGGCGATCAATGAGAGCGAGACCAACGGCCTCAAGGATACCCTTGACAAGTTGCAGGAAGAG TTTCACTGCTGCGGTGAGAGCAACGCTTCTGACTGGAGAACCATTCCACCATCGTGCTGTCCTATTAAGAACCCAACTTCTGGCAGCTGTAATGTTTCTACGGCCCATGACAAG GGATGCgataagtttctgttggggtcGGTAGGACTGAACGTCTTCCGTGCTGGATGGATCGCGCTGGGTCTGAGTCTGGTGCAG GTGTTGGGACTGATCCTGACGTGTTGCCAGTACAAGGCTCTTCATGACTGGAACAAGAAGATACACTGA